A section of the Ignavibacteria bacterium genome encodes:
- the dnaX gene encoding DNA polymerase III subunit gamma/tau — MSEQIYQVTARKWRPQIYDDVIGQEHVTQTLKNSIKAGKVAHAFIFAGPRGIGKTSTARILAKSLNCPNQKNFNPCNVCETCKTITSGANIDVIEIDGASNRRIDEIRTLRESVKYAPSTVKYKIYIIDEVHMLTNESFNALLKTLEEPPAHVIFIFATTDIHKVPSTILSRCQRYDFRRLTMDEIKTHLANIAKAENVEFEDDALSIIAKKADGAMRDAQSIFDQIVAYSGGKVTFDEVSNILNAINEDIYFRISDAVISKNHLDAFKVSNEVYYNGWDLITFVNGLIEHFRNILSVNITNDTSLVEASETAKEKYKSFSSQFSNNDILRILSLLTKCQTDLKQSSNQKLTLEIALAQLVELPSAVDIESLIKEIKSLKGKSVSRTISSNLTTKIAHPIDKTISETAKTSSNQKEPALELYNTLEKSEKPKIIADKIIPSYTSNSMEEIQQRWKSFIEIVKNDRSLIGSSLEKSTLHSIEKNQINLICNQPEQITVIESFKDYLSQESKKYFGAPIRFSVKKEPSKTPVKQTSEQQNTPSSSVSNSDQNEIYDFIINELSGEKISD, encoded by the coding sequence ATGAGCGAGCAAATCTATCAAGTAACCGCACGAAAATGGCGTCCACAAATTTATGATGATGTAATTGGGCAGGAACATGTCACCCAAACATTAAAGAATTCTATCAAAGCCGGTAAAGTTGCTCATGCTTTCATTTTTGCCGGACCTCGCGGAATTGGAAAAACTTCGACTGCAAGAATTCTCGCAAAATCTCTGAACTGTCCCAATCAGAAGAATTTCAATCCATGTAACGTATGTGAAACTTGTAAAACAATCACGAGCGGAGCAAATATTGACGTAATCGAAATTGATGGAGCTTCAAATCGTAGAATCGATGAGATTAGAACTCTGCGAGAGTCAGTTAAATACGCACCTTCAACCGTAAAATATAAGATTTATATTATCGATGAAGTGCATATGCTAACAAATGAATCGTTCAATGCACTTCTCAAAACACTTGAAGAGCCCCCCGCACATGTGATTTTCATTTTTGCCACTACAGACATTCACAAAGTCCCGTCGACGATTTTATCTCGTTGTCAGCGGTACGATTTTCGCAGGCTCACAATGGACGAGATCAAAACTCATCTTGCGAACATAGCTAAAGCGGAAAATGTGGAATTCGAAGATGATGCCCTCAGTATAATCGCGAAAAAAGCCGATGGTGCGATGCGCGATGCTCAAAGCATTTTTGATCAAATAGTTGCTTATTCCGGCGGGAAGGTAACATTTGACGAAGTCTCAAATATTTTAAATGCAATAAACGAAGATATTTATTTTCGAATATCAGATGCTGTAATTTCCAAAAATCACTTGGACGCTTTCAAGGTTTCAAATGAAGTTTACTACAATGGCTGGGATTTGATAACGTTCGTTAATGGACTCATCGAACACTTTAGAAATATTTTATCAGTCAATATTACAAACGACACTTCTTTAGTTGAAGCAAGTGAAACAGCAAAAGAAAAATACAAATCGTTCTCAAGCCAATTTAGCAATAATGATATATTGAGAATTCTCTCACTTTTAACAAAGTGTCAGACAGACTTAAAACAAAGCTCAAATCAAAAATTAACTCTGGAAATTGCACTTGCTCAGTTGGTTGAACTCCCAAGTGCTGTGGACATTGAATCTTTGATCAAAGAAATAAAGTCATTGAAGGGAAAATCAGTTTCAAGAACTATTTCATCCAATTTAACCACTAAGATTGCTCACCCTATCGATAAAACAATATCTGAAACGGCCAAAACAAGCTCGAATCAGAAAGAACCTGCCCTTGAACTATATAACACTTTGGAAAAATCCGAAAAGCCAAAAATTATCGCTGATAAAATTATTCCATCATACACCTCGAATTCAATGGAAGAAATTCAGCAAAGGTGGAAATCATTTATAGAGATAGTAAAAAACGACCGCAGTTTAATTGGCAGCTCATTGGAAAAATCTACATTACACTCAATAGAAAAAAATCAAATAAATTTAATTTGCAACCAGCCTGAACAGATAACAGTAATAGAAAGCTTCAAAGATTATCTCTCACAAGAATCAAAAAAGTATTTTGGCGCTCCGATCAGATTCAGCGTGAAAAAAGAACCTTCCAAAACTCCCGTCAAGCAAACAAGCGAACAGCAAAATACTCCTTCGTCTTCTGTATCTAATTCTGATCAGAATGAAATTTACGATTTCATAATAAATGAATTAAGTGGTGAGAAAATTTCTGATTGA
- a CDS encoding GAF domain-containing protein: MKEIKISSGNKQEIYSEILPQCESLIKGENELISLLSNFTAILKQAFSSFSWVGFYLLKNEKLILGPFQGRVACSQIEIGKGVCGTTVQTRETIIVDDVEKFPGHIACDSGSRSEIVIPIILRGNIFGVLDIDSYNQSNFNLIDKDNLEKLCYILAERISNLEYSKI, translated from the coding sequence GTGAAAGAAATAAAAATCTCATCGGGCAATAAACAAGAGATATATTCCGAAATTCTCCCGCAATGCGAATCACTCATTAAAGGTGAGAATGAATTAATATCGCTGCTCTCAAATTTTACAGCCATTCTTAAACAAGCTTTCAGTTCGTTTTCGTGGGTTGGATTTTATCTTTTGAAAAACGAGAAACTAATACTCGGTCCATTTCAAGGTAGAGTTGCTTGTTCGCAGATAGAAATCGGAAAAGGAGTCTGCGGTACGACTGTTCAAACGCGGGAAACAATAATTGTTGACGATGTAGAAAAATTTCCCGGACATATTGCGTGCGATTCCGGTTCAAGATCTGAAATCGTCATTCCAATTATTTTAAGAGGGAATATCTTTGGAGTTCTTGACATCGATAGTTATAATCAATCGAATTTCAACTTAATCGATAAAGATAATCTTGAAAAATTATGTTATATTCTTGCTGAGAGAATTTCCAATTTAGAATACAGTAAAATATGA